The following are from one region of the Gossypium hirsutum isolate 1008001.06 chromosome D03, Gossypium_hirsutum_v2.1, whole genome shotgun sequence genome:
- the LOC107950621 gene encoding uncharacterized protein, producing MEQNPPVIAKRVWSIVRAVLFMMKKGILSKRKLMVDLNMLLKRGKIASAKAIANLPMFHRHQVSSSAAAPAQEYEFSCSNTPNYIFPFNLPTKKKNSINNYYHHLFACTHAPPTHDDDTAAMNAFKVVLEMLNNNMGVESDAAVIAASPMLPGFGQTPLVRQLRITDSPFPLRDVDEGNGNVDKAAEDFINRFYKDLKLQNNNTTA from the coding sequence ATGGAACAAAATCCACCAGTGATAGCCAAAAGAGTATGGAGCATAGTAAGAGCTGTTCTCTTCATGATGAAAAAGGGCATATTATCCAAAAGAAAGCTCATGGTTGATCTCAACATGTTGCTCAAACGCGGCAAAATAGCCAGCGCCAAAGCCATTGCTAACCTCCCCATGTTCCACCGCCACCAGGTCTCTTCATCGGCGGCGGCGCCAGCCCAGGAGTACGAGTTCAGCTGCAGCAACACCCCTAACTACATCTTCCCTTTCAACCTCCCCACCAAGAAGAAGAACAGCATTAACAACTACTACCACCACTTGTTCGCTTGTACCCACGCGCCTCCTACTCACGACGACGACACCGCCGCCATGAACGCCTTCAAGGTTGTCTTGGAGATGCTCAACAACAACATGGGAGTGGAAAGCGATGCTGCTGTTATTGCGGCTTCCCCTATGTTACCAGGGTTCGGACAAACTCCACTGGTGAGACAACTTAGAATAACTGACTCTCCTTTCCCTTTAAGAGATGTTGATGAAGGTAATGGCAACGTAGATAAGGCTGCGGAGGACTTCATTAATAGGTTTTACAAGGATTTGAAGCTCCAAAATAACAACACTACTGCCTGA